From a single Pirellulaceae bacterium genomic region:
- the fliP gene encoding flagellar type III secretion system pore protein FliP (The bacterial flagellar biogenesis protein FliP forms a type III secretion system (T3SS)-type pore required for flagellar assembly.): protein MTGRMTVRTWATCGSLCLAWLLSQSTVVAPSAYAQEQLRPQLAQSDQTLSTQSEAGRLLDQVSETFKRAGAEPTTAGESFFLAGPEKWTSREGLSSSLQIVLLLTVLSLAPAILLMTTCYVRIIVVLGLLKQALGTGQLPPSQIITSIAIFMTIFIMAPVWNQVYRDAIVPYTAEDSTMTLEQAWEAGVNPLRTFMGRQINMAGNHDDVHLFFAYNDPNAQPPKSFEEVPLQVLLPAYMLSELKTAFLMGFQIFLPFLLIDLVVASVTISMGMMMLPPAMISLPFKLLLFVLIDGWHLIVAMLLESFGTYG, encoded by the coding sequence ATGACCGGCCGGATGACTGTGCGTACTTGGGCTACTTGCGGCAGTCTGTGCCTAGCTTGGCTCTTAAGCCAATCGACAGTAGTTGCCCCATCAGCCTATGCACAGGAGCAACTTAGGCCACAACTCGCTCAGAGCGACCAGACGCTCAGCACGCAGTCTGAAGCCGGACGACTGCTCGATCAAGTATCTGAAACCTTCAAACGAGCCGGTGCGGAGCCGACGACCGCCGGCGAAAGCTTCTTTCTGGCCGGTCCTGAAAAATGGACCAGTCGCGAAGGCTTGTCCAGCAGCCTACAAATCGTCTTGCTGCTTACGGTACTGAGCCTGGCACCGGCCATCCTGCTGATGACGACCTGTTATGTGAGGATCATTGTGGTGTTGGGGCTGCTCAAGCAGGCCTTGGGTACCGGCCAGTTGCCGCCCAGCCAGATTATCACTTCTATCGCGATATTCATGACGATTTTTATTATGGCACCAGTTTGGAATCAGGTGTATCGGGATGCCATCGTGCCTTACACCGCCGAGGATTCCACCATGACGCTTGAGCAGGCATGGGAGGCTGGAGTCAACCCGCTTCGAACGTTCATGGGACGTCAAATCAATATGGCTGGAAACCACGACGACGTTCACCTGTTCTTTGCCTACAACGATCCAAACGCTCAGCCGCCCAAGAGCTTTGAAGAAGTCCCACTGCAAGTATTGCTGCCCGCCTATATGTTGAGCGAACTCAAGACAGCATTCTTGATGGGCTTTCAAATCTTCTTGCCATTTCTGTTAATCGACTTGGTGGTTGCGTCCGTCACCATCTCGATGGGGATGATGATGCTGCCACCGGCAATGATCTCGCTGCCATTCAAATTATTGCTGTTCGTACTTATCGACGGTTGGCACTTGATTGTCGCCATGCTGCTGGAAAGCTTTGGGACATACGGCTAG
- a CDS encoding flagellar FlbD family protein, translated as MIKLTRLDGQPFVLNADLIRYVEQLPDTYVTLVSGERIVVTEAMDRVVELSLDYQQRKGMFPSFLGHTTLGPTASTIDQE; from the coding sequence ATGATCAAGCTGACGCGACTGGATGGACAGCCATTTGTGCTGAACGCCGATCTGATTCGCTACGTCGAACAACTCCCAGACACCTACGTAACCTTGGTTTCCGGCGAGCGGATTGTCGTTACGGAAGCCATGGATCGAGTGGTTGAGCTGTCACTTGACTATCAACAACGCAAAGGCATGTTCCCGTCCTTTTTAGGGCATACAACTTTAGGGCCGACAGCTAGCACGATCGATCAAGAGTAA
- a CDS encoding MFS transporter codes for MLRDAQVKNAQHRPPLFSDRSFWGIISTQFLGAFNDNLYKQLMLLLALPVALAADAATADVTVGQVTEQADVQGWAAAIFALPFVLFSGFAGYLSDRYSKTPIIVWCKYAEIAIMGLGLLAFQMYGLFGQTGTWIVLFLMATQSSFFGPGKYGILPELFAHHDLARANALMLMSTFLAIILGTVAAGLLKQMMGGHSAEQLVSGLAICILIAIVGTLTARMIRLTPPANPQLRLSLDCWGVSRDMLALFRQDRTLLAAIMVSSVFWLVSGLAVPTVNRLGMEQLAVGEFKTSILVAGVGLGIMFGSPLASSICRSRLGNSAVNIGLGGIFVSLALLGMWSGQHHVLGYWGSLIGLISVGVFAAIFSIPVMVFLQSRPPMRLKGRLIATMNQANFVGILLAGPLYQLFEWLAGTVQCPISSVFWMMGALVLPFALFYRLDTRTPSDLAAVEN; via the coding sequence ATGTTGAGGGATGCTCAGGTGAAGAACGCACAACATCGACCACCGTTATTCTCGGATCGCTCCTTTTGGGGAATTATATCCACTCAGTTTCTGGGAGCCTTCAATGACAATCTCTACAAGCAGTTGATGCTGCTGCTGGCTCTGCCTGTGGCCTTGGCCGCCGACGCTGCGACTGCTGACGTAACCGTCGGTCAAGTGACTGAGCAGGCCGACGTGCAAGGTTGGGCAGCTGCAATCTTTGCGCTCCCGTTTGTGCTCTTCAGTGGATTCGCGGGGTATCTGTCCGATCGTTACAGCAAGACTCCAATTATCGTTTGGTGCAAGTACGCTGAGATCGCCATTATGGGGCTGGGGCTGTTAGCCTTCCAAATGTACGGCTTATTTGGTCAAACCGGCACCTGGATTGTGCTGTTTCTGATGGCTACCCAAAGCTCATTTTTTGGCCCTGGAAAATACGGAATACTGCCTGAGTTGTTTGCTCATCACGATTTGGCCAGAGCCAACGCGCTAATGCTGATGAGCACGTTTCTGGCCATCATCCTGGGCACCGTTGCCGCTGGACTGCTCAAGCAGATGATGGGAGGCCATTCGGCTGAGCAATTGGTCAGTGGTCTAGCGATTTGCATCCTGATCGCGATCGTGGGAACCCTGACGGCGCGGATGATTCGCCTGACGCCGCCAGCTAATCCTCAGCTGCGCTTGAGTTTAGATTGCTGGGGAGTCAGCCGTGATATGTTGGCGCTGTTTCGTCAGGATCGCACACTGCTGGCAGCTATTATGGTCTCCAGTGTCTTCTGGCTGGTATCCGGCCTGGCAGTCCCCACCGTCAATCGCCTGGGGATGGAACAGTTGGCCGTGGGTGAATTCAAGACGAGTATCTTGGTGGCCGGAGTTGGTCTGGGCATCATGTTCGGCTCGCCGCTGGCCAGTTCTATTTGCCGCTCGCGCCTGGGCAATTCAGCAGTCAATATCGGCCTAGGTGGAATCTTCGTCTCGCTGGCTCTGCTTGGCATGTGGAGCGGACAGCACCACGTGCTTGGCTACTGGGGTAGTTTGATTGGCCTGATTAGCGTAGGCGTGTTTGCGGCGATCTTTTCGATTCCCGTCATGGTCTTCCTGCAATCGCGACCGCCCATGCGCTTAAAGGGCCGCTTGATCGCTACCATGAATCAGGCCAATTTCGTAGGCATTCTCCTGGCCGGCCCTCTGTATCAGTTGTTTGAATGGCTGGCCGGTACAGTTCAGTGCCCGATTTCCAGCGTGTTCTGGATGATGGGAGCGCTGGTCCTGCCTTTCGCCTTGTTCTACCGCTTGGACACGCGAACTCCCAGCGATTTGGCGGCCGTTGAGAATTGA
- a CDS encoding motility protein A yields the protein MDITSLIGFLLAWALIVGSILMGNAPFSAFIDIPSVLVVVGGAGAAAMMAFPLKSMLALPMVFIKSFLNKEDDLLGLIKQLVELAETARRDGLLALESKLADVSSPVIRSGLQMAVDGNDAATIESVMRTEMEALARRHKEGRSIFDQLARFAPAYGMIGTLLGLIMMLSDMSDPSSIGAGMAVALITTLYGAIAANVVFQPFAEKLGLLSKKELCAVELVIRGVLAIQSGESPRAIEQRLLTFVHPKKRPVKE from the coding sequence ATGGACATTACATCACTCATCGGATTCCTACTTGCCTGGGCGCTGATTGTTGGCTCTATCCTCATGGGTAACGCCCCATTTTCCGCGTTTATCGACATACCGTCGGTGTTGGTCGTGGTCGGCGGTGCGGGAGCGGCGGCCATGATGGCCTTTCCGTTGAAGAGCATGTTGGCTCTGCCCATGGTGTTCATCAAATCGTTTCTTAACAAAGAAGACGATCTGCTGGGCTTAATCAAGCAACTTGTAGAACTGGCCGAGACCGCGCGCCGCGACGGCTTGTTGGCGCTGGAAAGTAAGTTGGCAGACGTATCAAGTCCCGTAATCCGCTCCGGACTGCAGATGGCGGTCGACGGCAATGACGCGGCAACAATTGAATCGGTCATGCGGACCGAAATGGAGGCACTGGCTCGGCGGCACAAAGAGGGACGCTCAATTTTCGACCAGTTGGCTCGCTTTGCTCCGGCCTACGGGATGATCGGTACCCTCTTGGGGCTGATTATGATGTTGTCCGACATGTCAGATCCATCCAGTATTGGTGCCGGTATGGCCGTAGCCTTGATCACAACGCTGTACGGTGCCATCGCCGCCAACGTAGTGTTCCAACCATTTGCTGAGAAGCTGGGGTTGCTGAGCAAGAAAGAATTGTGTGCAGTCGAACTGGTAATTCGCGGCGTATTGGCCATTCAGTCGGGCGAAAGTCCACGGGCCATCGAGCAGCGATTATTGACCTTCGTTCATCCCAAGAAACGCCCCGTCAAGGAGTAG
- a CDS encoding flagellar biosynthetic protein FliO, translated as MGLALATSLAVPAPAEQPSSQQPLPSLPDYNGNFQSRQRSLAAADELRGTSDPETTWMRGRHDSQSSHDFRSTQAQNSPVVTTQRPQRVITASASQPASSDQRLTANSSAVVNQRAGFNDPAGSGHAVTANYEASTGPSTTNKQGLYTPLQPRSAQAAPVQSTSGSSTVKMLVSAGSSLAVVIGFFLGCAWLYRKSFGNTLGRGLPKHVVQVLGRAPVAPRQQMVLLRFGPKLVLVSLVQGDARTISEITDPLEVDRIAGLCESQQADSMAQSFREILTQGARV; from the coding sequence ATGGGGCTGGCTCTCGCGACCTCTCTAGCCGTTCCAGCTCCCGCTGAACAACCATCCAGTCAGCAGCCTCTGCCATCGCTGCCCGACTACAACGGAAACTTCCAAAGCCGACAACGCTCTCTGGCAGCCGCTGACGAACTCCGTGGAACCAGTGATCCAGAAACCACTTGGATGCGCGGCCGCCACGATTCGCAATCCTCTCACGACTTCAGAAGTACTCAAGCTCAGAACTCGCCAGTAGTAACTACTCAGCGACCGCAACGAGTGATTACCGCTTCTGCCAGTCAACCAGCCTCTTCCGATCAACGCTTGACCGCCAACTCGTCGGCTGTCGTCAATCAACGGGCTGGGTTCAACGATCCGGCCGGCAGTGGTCACGCGGTTACAGCCAATTACGAAGCGTCTACTGGTCCGTCAACGACCAATAAGCAAGGTCTATACACGCCATTACAACCACGCAGCGCGCAAGCGGCTCCCGTCCAATCCACCAGCGGAAGTAGCACTGTGAAAATGTTGGTTTCAGCCGGTTCCAGCCTGGCGGTGGTGATCGGGTTTTTCCTGGGCTGTGCTTGGCTGTATCGCAAGTCATTCGGAAACACTCTGGGGCGTGGCTTGCCCAAACATGTTGTACAAGTTCTGGGGCGCGCACCGGTAGCTCCTCGACAACAAATGGTGCTGCTGCGTTTCGGTCCCAAGTTGGTTTTGGTCAGCCTAGTTCAAGGCGATGCACGGACAATCAGTGAAATCACCGATCCACTCGAAGTCGACCGTATTGCTGGATTATGTGAAAGCCAACAGGCCGACAGCATGGCTCAATCGTTCCGCGAGATACTGACTCAAGGAGCCCGAGTATGA
- a CDS encoding HAD family phosphatase, with protein MNQPPSQPTSWPHPLRAVAFDMDGLLVNTEQLYTQVGHVLLERRGRRFTSQLKDAMTGLPSPQAFELMIQWESLSDTVETLEAESDALFAEILPQQLALLEGVHQLLDHVDRAGWPRCVATSSSPGFADSVLRLVSIRERFDFVITAHDVPRGKPHPDIYHAAAQRMGVPTEQMMVLEDSHHGCKAGVTAGACTIAVPGEHSCGHDFSGAHWRAPSLLDPTIVWLLAGNLGPKP; from the coding sequence ATGAATCAGCCGCCTAGCCAACCAACATCCTGGCCTCACCCCTTGCGCGCCGTCGCTTTCGATATGGATGGCTTGCTGGTCAATACCGAACAACTCTATACACAGGTGGGCCACGTCTTGCTGGAACGCCGCGGCAGACGCTTCACTTCGCAGCTCAAGGATGCCATGACTGGTCTACCGAGTCCGCAAGCCTTTGAATTAATGATCCAGTGGGAGAGCCTCTCAGATACCGTGGAGACTTTGGAGGCTGAGTCGGATGCCCTGTTTGCCGAGATATTGCCACAGCAACTTGCGTTGCTGGAGGGAGTTCATCAACTGTTGGACCATGTGGACCGGGCTGGCTGGCCGCGATGCGTTGCAACCAGTAGCTCGCCGGGATTCGCAGATAGCGTCCTCCGGCTGGTTTCGATTCGCGAACGTTTTGACTTTGTCATTACCGCTCATGATGTGCCGCGCGGCAAGCCGCATCCGGACATTTATCATGCGGCAGCACAGCGTATGGGCGTGCCTACTGAGCAGATGATGGTCTTGGAAGACAGTCACCACGGCTGCAAGGCTGGGGTCACCGCCGGCGCGTGCACCATCGCCGTGCCGGGAGAACACTCTTGCGGACACGATTTCAGCGGCGCACATTGGCGCGCTCCATCGCTGCTCGATCCAACAATCGTCTGGCTACTGGCTGGCAACTTGGGCCCCAAGCCCTAA
- the fliQ gene encoding flagellar biosynthesis protein FliQ — protein sequence MEPGIAVELVRSAVMNAMLIGAPLLVIGMVVGLVISLLQAVTQIQDQTLSAVPKIVAMILALVFCLPWIADRMVDYTRTAYINIPAVVNK from the coding sequence ATGGAACCAGGAATTGCCGTAGAACTCGTTCGCAGCGCGGTGATGAATGCCATGCTGATCGGTGCCCCCCTGTTGGTCATCGGCATGGTGGTGGGCCTAGTCATTAGCCTGTTGCAAGCAGTCACACAGATCCAAGATCAGACGCTCAGTGCTGTTCCCAAGATTGTGGCAATGATCCTGGCGCTTGTTTTTTGCTTGCCGTGGATCGCCGATCGAATGGTTGACTACACGCGCACTGCGTACATCAATATTCCTGCCGTCGTGAACAAGTAA
- a CDS encoding TolC family protein, which yields MRIHQLRSMSVWMFTAWIVTTGCHPKKPFRFRDTWDSTPSYVKTVATEIEYPKVQSYLNANTTQIPEPLRLENPAELPNRELLLPEAINLALSNGDILRSLNASVVQINPLGVITKFNPALAEADPRIGVEAALSAFDARVAGRFFWQADNRPVNIDISDPIIGLFQVANFRGDLANFNYEITKFTATGARFAARHVVGYDYNNTPNRLYDGAFNGWFEAEWRQPLLRGAGVQYNRIAGPGSPNGVYNGVLIARINADITLADFEDGIINYVNEVESLYWELYFAYHNLEALVAGRNSALLTWQRVKELERVGARGGDAASEAQARSQYYGFDVQVREALTGPRGLYAIEQNLRYLLGLSATDGTLLKPVSQPMEGSVVYDWQTSLRDALTCRVEVRRQKWGIKRRELELLAARLNRRPTLDLVSQYRWRGFGDNLIDGYAAESSNSLYQDIFSGKYQEWFAGIEWGYPVGMRQAGAAVTHARLSLAREQAILEESELRISHDLSTASRSIARAYNLMEANFNRQQSDRDQVAALQARYEGGLDNINFLLQAQQQLVASQSAFFRSLVDYQLALRDFHREKGSLLLYNQVNLSEGPWASEAYEDAQQRGRFFAPRTRPNVTVPRPVSGGSFDPTSVGTGWSSEVTSNPETVVEASPG from the coding sequence ATGCGCATTCATCAACTTCGATCGATGTCCGTTTGGATGTTTACAGCCTGGATCGTAACCACGGGCTGCCATCCCAAAAAACCCTTCCGGTTTCGCGATACATGGGATAGCACTCCAAGTTACGTCAAGACTGTGGCTACGGAAATTGAGTACCCGAAGGTTCAGTCCTATTTGAATGCCAATACAACGCAAATTCCTGAGCCGCTACGATTGGAGAATCCGGCTGAACTGCCGAACCGCGAATTGTTGCTGCCCGAAGCCATAAACCTGGCACTCAGCAATGGCGACATCCTCCGATCACTCAACGCCAGCGTCGTCCAAATCAACCCGCTGGGTGTGATCACTAAATTCAATCCAGCACTTGCCGAAGCTGACCCCAGAATCGGCGTCGAAGCGGCGCTGTCCGCCTTTGATGCACGCGTGGCGGGACGGTTTTTCTGGCAGGCTGACAATCGCCCGGTGAATATCGACATATCCGACCCCATCATCGGGCTCTTCCAAGTCGCCAATTTTCGAGGCGACCTGGCAAATTTTAACTACGAGATAACCAAATTCACCGCTACCGGAGCCCGATTTGCCGCGCGGCACGTGGTGGGTTATGACTACAACAATACTCCGAACCGCTTATACGACGGTGCCTTTAACGGCTGGTTCGAAGCCGAGTGGCGTCAACCACTGTTGCGGGGGGCGGGCGTGCAGTACAACCGCATCGCCGGACCAGGATCGCCCAATGGGGTCTATAACGGCGTATTAATTGCGCGAATCAATGCCGATATTACGCTGGCTGATTTCGAGGACGGGATCATCAATTACGTTAACGAAGTCGAGTCGCTCTACTGGGAGCTGTATTTTGCGTACCATAATTTGGAAGCATTGGTCGCAGGTCGTAATAGCGCTCTCTTGACATGGCAGCGAGTCAAAGAGCTTGAACGCGTCGGAGCTCGCGGTGGCGACGCCGCCTCCGAAGCTCAGGCTCGATCGCAATACTATGGTTTTGACGTCCAGGTCCGCGAGGCGTTGACCGGCCCGCGCGGTTTGTACGCCATCGAGCAGAATCTGCGGTACCTGCTCGGCTTGTCGGCAACCGATGGCACACTGCTCAAGCCGGTCAGCCAGCCGATGGAAGGCTCGGTTGTCTACGATTGGCAAACATCGCTGCGCGATGCGCTCACCTGCCGCGTCGAAGTCCGTCGCCAAAAATGGGGCATTAAACGTCGCGAACTGGAACTGCTGGCAGCGCGTCTCAACCGCCGTCCGACGCTCGACTTGGTCAGCCAGTATCGTTGGCGCGGATTCGGCGACAATTTGATCGACGGCTACGCAGCCGAGTCCTCCAACAGTCTGTATCAGGACATCTTCTCAGGCAAATACCAAGAGTGGTTCGCCGGAATCGAGTGGGGTTATCCCGTCGGAATGCGTCAGGCGGGCGCTGCCGTGACCCATGCACGGTTGAGCCTGGCGCGTGAACAAGCGATTCTTGAAGAATCGGAATTACGAATTTCGCACGACCTGAGTACCGCATCGCGGTCGATTGCCCGTGCCTACAATTTAATGGAGGCCAATTTCAACCGGCAACAATCCGACCGCGATCAAGTTGCAGCCTTACAAGCTCGTTACGAAGGCGGCTTGGACAATATCAACTTTCTGTTGCAGGCACAGCAACAGTTGGTGGCGAGTCAGTCCGCCTTCTTCCGTTCGTTGGTCGATTATCAATTGGCGCTACGTGACTTTCACCGTGAGAAGGGATCGTTGTTGCTCTACAACCAAGTCAATCTCAGTGAAGGGCCGTGGGCTAGCGAGGCCTACGAAGATGCTCAACAGCGCGGGCGCTTTTTCGCTCCACGTACCCGACCCAACGTAACCGTCCCCAGGCCGGTCAGTGGCGGTAGCTTTGATCCTACCAGCGTCGGAACTGGCTGGTCCTCCGAAGTTACTTCAAACCCGGAAACAGTCGTTGAAGCTTCTCCAGGGTAG
- a CDS encoding dihydrolipoamide acetyltransferase gives MSTDARATKETTTKPSMMPKFLVGGFISLIVIAETLIFFLMVPSADDVAALAESRLVEKLEARLKAKDEEVIDKNKAIQEFNLGQFGIPVTPIGSDSNYRVEFDLRGTVKGEERAKLAALFAEREGRFRHKLMMELRNATLEELKESQLGLIQRRILATSNEVFETPILLGVVFNNYDLIEE, from the coding sequence ATGTCAACCGACGCACGAGCAACCAAAGAAACCACGACCAAGCCATCAATGATGCCCAAGTTTCTCGTGGGTGGCTTCATTTCATTGATCGTCATCGCCGAAACGTTGATCTTTTTCTTGATGGTACCGAGCGCCGACGATGTGGCCGCTCTGGCCGAAAGTCGGCTAGTGGAAAAGCTGGAGGCCAGGCTCAAGGCAAAAGACGAGGAAGTCATTGACAAAAACAAAGCTATTCAGGAATTCAATTTAGGTCAGTTCGGTATTCCTGTTACACCAATCGGTAGTGATAGCAATTATCGAGTGGAATTTGATTTGCGCGGGACCGTCAAAGGCGAGGAGCGGGCAAAGCTGGCAGCGTTGTTTGCCGAACGCGAAGGCCGTTTCCGACACAAGCTGATGATGGAATTGCGCAATGCGACCTTGGAGGAACTCAAGGAATCACAGTTGGGCTTGATTCAACGCCGCATACTTGCGACAAGTAACGAGGTATTCGAAACGCCAATTCTATTGGGCGTAGTGTTCAACAACTACGATTTGATAGAAGAATAG
- a CDS encoding OmpA family protein yields the protein MIEEDPPAGIPEWVVTFGDMMSLLLTFFIMLVSMSEIKKEDQYQAIVESIRAQFGHVKVIDSLSPGKHKPRESELRVMSTMGRAKRKDTHKGGVPTRAPDGEEPLVRIVRPGSSTGIGTVLFFGNDGYELDDENRAALDRQVAELIGKPQKIEIRGHAAPQLAASQTTQASAMDISYRRGRAVMQYLIEKHQIPPERIRLSSAGAWEPMYASGDSERMRLNPRVEVFMLEETVNQLSGTEEERHQKVLNP from the coding sequence ATGATTGAAGAAGATCCACCTGCCGGGATTCCCGAATGGGTTGTAACCTTCGGGGACATGATGAGCCTGCTACTGACGTTCTTCATTATGCTGGTTTCGATGAGCGAAATCAAAAAAGAAGACCAGTATCAAGCGATCGTGGAATCCATTCGCGCGCAATTCGGTCATGTGAAGGTGATCGACAGTCTGTCACCAGGGAAGCACAAACCGCGCGAGAGCGAGTTGCGAGTCATGTCCACTATGGGCCGTGCCAAGAGAAAAGACACACACAAAGGTGGTGTACCCACACGGGCTCCCGATGGCGAAGAACCCTTGGTGCGGATCGTTCGGCCTGGCAGTAGCACGGGCATTGGAACGGTTTTGTTTTTCGGCAACGATGGCTACGAATTGGATGATGAAAACCGTGCTGCTCTAGATCGGCAAGTTGCTGAACTGATTGGTAAACCCCAAAAAATCGAAATACGTGGACACGCTGCGCCGCAACTGGCCGCGTCGCAGACAACTCAGGCTAGCGCTATGGACATATCGTACCGACGAGGACGGGCAGTGATGCAATACCTAATTGAAAAACACCAGATTCCACCGGAACGCATTCGTTTGTCGTCAGCCGGCGCTTGGGAGCCGATGTACGCCTCCGGTGACTCAGAACGCATGCGACTGAATCCGCGAGTCGAAGTGTTTATGTTAGAGGAAACGGTGAATCAATTGTCTGGAACTGAAGAAGAACGCCACCAGAAAGTGTTGAATCCGTAG
- a CDS encoding PIG-L family deacetylase has translation MSARLLVIGAHPDDAEILCGGLIARYCRLGSPVKIVSVTDGRSGHHRLTSEQLIDVRRAEALAAAERVGALSAVWSFPDARLTASLEVRQAIIGEIRDFRPDLVITHRPYDYHPDHRAVGLAVQDASYLVTVPLVCADKPALRSDPVVAYMTDTFTRPCKLRADVILEISDEFNTLVDMAACHASQVFEWLPYHDQIEVPSGSQQRRQWLAEYLSALFRKRREFFAQELVAHGLPLAQEVKIEAYEISQYATQPTLEKLQRLFPGLK, from the coding sequence ATGTCAGCTCGCTTGTTGGTGATTGGAGCGCATCCCGACGACGCAGAAATTCTGTGCGGTGGGCTAATAGCACGCTATTGTCGCTTAGGTTCTCCCGTCAAAATAGTGTCTGTAACCGACGGCCGCAGTGGTCATCATCGACTAACCTCAGAGCAACTTATAGACGTACGTCGGGCCGAGGCGCTGGCTGCGGCCGAGCGGGTTGGCGCACTGTCGGCGGTGTGGAGCTTTCCCGATGCGCGATTAACTGCCAGCCTGGAAGTGCGTCAGGCGATTATTGGCGAAATCCGTGATTTCCGCCCCGACCTGGTCATCACGCATCGACCGTATGATTATCATCCGGATCATCGTGCAGTGGGTCTGGCGGTCCAGGACGCCAGCTACCTGGTTACAGTACCGCTGGTGTGCGCCGACAAGCCAGCGCTGCGCAGCGACCCAGTCGTAGCCTACATGACCGACACCTTTACTAGGCCGTGTAAGTTGCGAGCCGACGTAATCTTAGAAATCTCCGATGAATTCAACACACTGGTCGACATGGCCGCATGCCATGCATCGCAAGTGTTCGAATGGTTGCCCTATCACGATCAGATCGAAGTTCCATCAGGCAGCCAGCAGCGCCGTCAATGGCTGGCAGAGTATTTGTCGGCGCTGTTTCGCAAGCGACGAGAATTCTTCGCTCAGGAATTGGTAGCTCACGGATTGCCGCTGGCGCAAGAAGTCAAAATCGAAGCCTATGAAATTAGCCAGTACGCCACGCAGCCTACCCTGGAGAAGCTTCAACGACTGTTTCCGGGTTTGAAGTAA
- a CDS encoding HU family DNA-binding protein has product MAKASAKKKPATKTEVFNSLAERTGMTKKQVAEFFDALTQEIAQQIGKKGPRVFQIPNLCKIVAVDKPALPKRQVRNPATGEMIWAAPKPASVVVRVRPLKKLKEMV; this is encoded by the coding sequence ATGGCGAAAGCCTCAGCCAAGAAGAAGCCAGCTACGAAGACAGAGGTCTTCAATAGCTTGGCCGAACGCACCGGAATGACAAAGAAGCAAGTTGCTGAGTTCTTCGATGCATTGACTCAGGAAATTGCTCAGCAGATTGGCAAGAAGGGGCCGCGAGTATTCCAGATTCCCAATCTGTGCAAGATCGTTGCCGTAGACAAGCCAGCACTGCCCAAGCGACAAGTTCGCAATCCAGCTACTGGTGAGATGATTTGGGCGGCTCCCAAGCCAGCGTCAGTAGTGGTTCGCGTACGACCGCTGAAGAAGCTCAAGGAAATGGTCTAA